The following coding sequences are from one Panicum hallii strain FIL2 chromosome 5, PHallii_v3.1, whole genome shotgun sequence window:
- the LOC112892631 gene encoding uncharacterized protein LOC112892631, which yields MAVPHYVYLLLKMPGKTGVLTFCGDLKKSYDCDQEAIEYALTTRVPEPSSEVFAAAQQLSQSEMVIPTVPPQTKLGQSTVKPNTNNVGVETIQLQEGDSSKTALISAGLDGK from the coding sequence ATGGCCGTACCCCATTACGTCTACCTGCTCCTCAAAATGCCGGGCAAGACAGGGGTCCTCACCTTctgcggcgacttgaagaagtcctacgaCTGTGATCAGGAGGCAATCGAGTACGCCTTGACTACACGCGTGCCAGAACCTTCATCTGAAGTattcgcggccgcacagcagctctcccagtcggAGATGGTGATTCCAACCGTACCTCCACAGACGAAGTTGGGCCAGTCGACGGTGAAGCCCAACACCAACAACGTCGGTGTTGAGACCATCCAATTGCAAGAGGGTGACTCGTCTAAGACAGCACTCATCAGTGCCGGGCTAGATGGCAAATAG